The Candidatus Eisenbacteria bacterium genome segment CTCGAGAACGAGCGCAGGATCCAGATCGAAGGGATCGTGCGGTTCTAGGAGGGTCGGCGTGATGCGGTGCGGAAGAAGAACGGCGGCGGCGATCGGGACGGCCCTGGCGGCGGCCCTGCTGCTGGGCGGTTGTTTTGAGTTGAACTTCATCAAACGGCGGTTACCCCCTCCCTACCCCGTGGACGGAGGGATTCTCTTTCAGTTCGAGGCGCCCTCGGCCCAGCGGGTACAGCTCGCCGGCAGCTGGCCGGACAACGACTGGCTCCGGGGACGGGCGGAGACCGGCAGCTACCTGATCGGGCTCATGGAGGACCCGGACGGGGACGGCATCTGGACGATCGTGGTCGATCTCGAGTCGGGAAGATACCAATACAAGTTCGTGATCGATGAAAAAACCTGGAAAGAAGATCCCAACAACCCGCAAAGGGTTGACGACGGATACGGGGGCAATAACTCCCTCCTGATCGTGGATCGCTAACCCGGGTTATGCGCGAGGTTTCGGCACGAGGAACGGGTCGCGAGCCGAGAGGCGCCGGAAAGTCGGCCCCGGAAGCCGCGAGCCCGTTCCGCAGCAGAAAGTTTGTGCATAATCCAGGTTGAGGAGGTCGAACGATGAAACGACGCGGAACCGCGGCGGCCCTCCTGGCGGCCGCATCATGCTTGATGGTGCTCATCGCCGTGCGATGCGGCGACAACGAGAACTCGCCGCTTCTCGATCCGCAGGCGGGAATCACGCTGGCGGAAGGGGTGATTTCGGGCGTGCTCGACTACGGGCGCCCGGGTCCCTATCCGTCCACGATCGTGATCGCCATTCCTTACTATGATCCGAGCTGTTCCGGCGGCTACTCCTCGATTCACGTCACCGGCGAATACAACAACTGGGACGAGGGCGCCTGGGAAACCG includes the following:
- a CDS encoding glycogen-binding domain-containing protein codes for the protein MRCGRRTAAAIGTALAAALLLGGCFELNFIKRRLPPPYPVDGGILFQFEAPSAQRVQLAGSWPDNDWLRGRAETGSYLIGLMEDPDGDGIWTIVVDLESGRYQYKFVIDEKTWKEDPNNPQRVDDGYGGNNSLLIVDR